The Gemmatimonas phototrophica region CTGCGGAGACTCGCGCCGGACAAAGCCGTCCTTGCTATGGATGGCTTGCGATTGCACCGCCCCCGTTTCGAGTGTCGCGCTCCCCCCGACCGGCATGGGGAAGGCGCCGCTCCCCGGCCCCACCGGGACATCGCCGAGTGTTTCCAGCAGGCGCACAACCGCCACGCCTCCGCGCGGCCGTGGAGCGCGGTTCCGCAGCAGCAGGCGCCGCCAATCGAAGCGTGTTTCTGAGCGGGCGGACACCGCATCGTACCCCACGACCTCCTGCAGCGCGGCTTCCCGCAGCCCCTTTCCCTGCTCTGCGACCAGCTCCTGTTGGCTGTCCATGTGACGCGCCACCGCGTCAATGGAGCAACCGCACAGCGTGTCGTGCGGATGGGTGGCCAACAGATCTTCCCAGGTGCGATGCAGCAGCGCGGGGAGTTGCACCATGGTTAGCCGCGCACCGGGGTCGGCAGAGCTGGCGGTCCGGGGCCCGTGCAGCCGCGCCAGTGCCATCCACGGCTCCACGTCACGCAGCAGTCCACGCTCAAGGAGCGCATTGCGCCGTTTTTGGTGGGCACGGGTAGCCAGCGTTCCCGACAGTGTCCATGTGTATCCGTACGAATCGCGCAGTTCTCCGGCAACGCGGGGAACAGACACGGAACCGGACGCCGCTGCGGCCACAAACGCATCGCGCCACGATACCAATGTGGACGGCTGAATCGTGGCATATCCGGCGGCCGCACGCTGCAGCGCCGTCAGCGCCTGGGGCAACGAGGCTTGCCGCGCGTGATGGTCCGCGCCGTTCAGCAGGAGGGCGATGGGAAGGCCGAGCGGCGAGGTCAGGTTCGGGCGTAGCCGTGCCCAGCGGTCGGTGGCCGCTTCCGGGTCCGTTGGCAGGGCGCTGCCGAATTCGTAGCCGTCGGGGGGAAGATGGTGCGCCAGCACGGTGCTGCCATCACGGGCCTCCCAGAGGAAGGCCCCGGAGTGCGGATGGGCGGCCCCTCCCATGCCCCGCCAGACGATCGCTACCGGGAATCCAAAGCCGGCGGCAATGGTGGGCATGGCGGCCGGATGCCCGAAGCTATCGGGACAATACGCCACCGCAGGGGACGTGGCGCCGAGGCGGCGAAGCACCCGGGCTCCGGCCTCGAGATTGCGCACAATTGCTTCACCCGACGGAATGAGATTGTCGGCGAGCACATACCACGGGCCGGCCTCGAGTGTGCCCTCGCCAAGGGCGGTGCGGATCTCCGGCTCCCGGTTGGGACGGACGGTGAGATAGTCACAAAGGGTGATGGCCTGCCCGTCGAGCAGAAACGGGCCCGAGGGGGCATCGAGCACGGCATCCACCAGCGCCACCAGCCGCTGGCGGAAGCGGGGGGCCACATGGTACCACTCGCGATCCCAGTGGGTATGGGGAACCACATATACCCGCAACGGGGCATCGGGCGCAGGGCGCGGATCGGCAACAGTCACGCGACGGAAGCTCGCGCGCGGTTGACCCCAACGGCAAGCCCATTGAGCTTTCACAGCGAGCCATTGGCCACTGTTGCTGTGTCGCCCGCCGATGTCCGGCGAGCGGCCTCACGATTCCGGGACCCCCGTTTGGAATTCCTTACTCAGCTGTTTGATCAGCTTCGCGACCTTGAAGGGCTTGTAAAGTGGGCCGGCTATGTCGGCCTGACCCTCATCATTTTTGCCGAAACCGGCCTGTTGGTGGGATTCTTTCTTCCGGGCGACTCGTTGCTGGTGACGGCCGGGCTGCTGGCCGCCAATCCGGAGTTCGGCCTGAACGTGTGGTTACTCGGCGTGATTCTCACCATCGCCGCCATTGTCGGGGATACAGTGGGGTACGGGGTGGGCAAGGCGACGGGGCCACGTATCTTCACCCGCGAGGATTCCTTGTTCTTTCACAAGGATCATTTATTGCGTGCGCAGGCGTTCTATGAAAAGCACGGCGGCAAGACGATCATCATCGCGCGGTTCATGCCGATCGTTCGCACCTTTGCGCCGGTGGTAGCCGGCGTTGGGCGCATGGAGTACCGGTCGTTTCTGTCTTTCAATGTCATCGGCGGCGTTCTGTGGATCTGGAGCATGCTGATGACCGGCTGGATCCTGGCCCGCACGGTGCCGGGCGTTGCGAAGCACGTGGAAAAGATCATTCTGCTGGTAGTTTTTCTGTCGATCCTGCCCGGCATCATTGCCTGGTTGCGTGAGCGAAAGAACAAGGCCGCGTCGGCCTGACCGTTCAGTACCCACCACACACACTCGGAGACTTTCCCATGGCCCATACTCTTCCGGCCCTGCCGTACGCCGCAGAGGCGCTCGAGCCCCACATTGATGCGCAGACCATGAATATTCATCATGGCAAGCATCACCAGGCGTACGTCACCAATCTCAACGCGGCCATTGAAAAGGCGCCTGAGATTGCGGCGTGGTCATTGGACGAGCTGTGCAGCAAGATCAATGACGTGCCGGAAGCGGTGCGGACGGCGGTACGCAACAACGGCGGTGGGCACTGGAATCACTCGCTGTTCTGGCAGCTCATGGCACCGAACGCCGGCGGAGAGCCGACGGGTGCGTTGGCCGACGCCATTACCAAGGCCTTTGGCTCGTTTGCCGCGTTCAAGGAGCAGTTCCAGGCCGCCGGCATGGGTCGCTTTGGCAGTGGCTGGGCGTGGCTCATTTCCACCGATGGCGCGCTGTCCATCATGAGCACGCCGAACCAGGACAACCCACTCATGGAAGGCAAGCACGCCCTGCTGGGCGTGGACGTGTGGGAGCACGCCTATTACCTGAAGTACCAGAACCGTCGCGCCGATTATCTCGGGGCGTTCTGGAGCGTGGTGAACTGGGCGGAAGTGTCGAAGCGGTATCAGGGCTGAAGTGTGAACTGAGTACTCAGAACTCGAACTGACGACTGATTACTCGAACTGAGAACTAAAAACTCCCCCTGGCATCTCGAAATGCCCGGGGGAGTTTTCAGTTTTGAGTAGGAGTGTTCAGTCGTCAGTTTGAGTTGTCAGTACTCAGTCAAAATCAAGCGACAGCCGGCTCCTCAGTCTTCCGCCGCGCCGACAGGATGAGCGTGACCGCTGTGTACGCCACGACGATGGCCACCAGCCAACGCAGTGCCGTGAGCGGCAGAGACTTCACGATCAGCGCGGCAACCAGCACGGCCGGCAGCCCGCCAATGATGTTGCCCACCACGGCGCGAGGGTCAACCTTGCCCAGCCGGATGAAGCGATCGCTGGCAAAGGGCATAAGGAAAGCACAGGATCCCATCATGATGGGGAATCCGGCGGCCGGGTTCATGCCGAGCATGCTGACCAGCAGGAGGCAGGGACCATAGAGGCCGATGCCGATGGTCATCAGTACACCGAGCACGAAGTTGCCAAAGAGTGCGATACCCAACTTGACACCAGTCAGGCCAATCGCTTCACCGCCTCCGGGAATCTTGCCCGCGGCTTGCGCAATGGTGAGCAACGCCGCGCCGGCAAGGCAGAGCCCCATTCCCAACTGGATGCGCTGAGTTGGCCACTTGGAGACCAAACCCGCACCGACCCACGAACCGAAGACCGCCGCCACGATCATACCGACCAGTGTGATGGCGTCCACTTCCACGACCTGCGTGTAGATGAACGCCTGGGCCAGCGTGGACATGGTGTGCCCGGCGTTGAGCGTGCCGGGAATGAGCGCGTCCTTCACCCACTTGGTCGCACGATAAATCGTGGTACTGGTCGCGAACGACCCAATGCCAAGCGTGTCAAAGAAATCCGTGACCGTGCCGTGCAGAATCAGGCCGGGGGTTGGCTTGATCGAGCCGAGCTTGGGGAGCCCTCGCACGAGCGAGATCACGTGATACACGGTCACGAGACCGAGGCCGATGAGCAGCAGCAGCTTGGCGTCGAATTGCATCGGGGGCGGCGGGAGGGGCGGTAGGAGAAGCGGACGAAACTACAACGTACCGCCCGGACCATCCGTTGTCCCGCCCGCCGTCACGCTCAGGTCAGCAGCACCGGCAACAGCGTCAGGATGACCGAGAGCGCCCAGGCGATCACCGACACGATCCAGCCCGAGCTGCGCGAGGTCTTGGCAATGACGCTGACGCCGATGGCGGTAATGACGATGTTCCAGGCGGTGAACAGGTCGATGCCGCCAAGGATGGCCAGAACGGCCGAGTTGGCGGTGCGTGCGTCAAGGAACCGGGCGGGTCCAAGTGACGCCGAGAAGGGCGAGGTAATGGTGTCGGGGTTGACCAAAGCCCCCTGAACGGCCATCGAGAGGAATCCGATCACGCGCGGCACACTCGCCAAGGTGGCGATGAACACGGCCCTGCCAAAAGCCAGCGGCGTCCGAACGAGCTTGGCAGCGAGCCACGTAATGATGCCGCCCGCTATTCCGGAAAACACGGCCGTCAATGACCAGCCAATAAGCAGGGTCCAGCTGCTGATGGAACGAATGGTTTCCAGCCCTTCCGTGGGGACCGGCTTGCCCTGCTCCGCCATCTTGATCATCTGCAGATCGTAGTTGGCATCCATGTAGGGCTGGAGCAGCCCCTTGGTGGCCAGCATGACGATGATCAGAAACGCGGTGAGCACCAACATGTACATCCCCACGCCGCGCGTTGCCGAGCGCTGGAAGACGGTCGCCGGAGCCCAGAGGACTTCCAGCGAGTCTTCGAGAACTCCGCCTGACTTGTCGCTTGACGTGGTGATTTCGCTCATCGCGCAGCTTCTCCCTCGAGATAGGTGTACCCCTCGAGCCCCGCCACGTAATCGGCAATGAAGGCGTTCATTTCGTCGCGGGTGAGTCCCTTGGAGGAATTCACCTTGCGGCGGAATGTGGCCAACAGCTGGGACGCGCCGAACTGCACATAGTTCAGCACCTCCGTGACCGTATCACCTTCCACCATATCCGTGATGTCGTAGGCTCCCTGGTCATTCATACGAACGTGCACGGCGTTGGTGTCACCGAACAGGTTGTGCAGGTCGCCCAGGATTTCCTGGTAGGCCCCGGTCAGGAAAATGCCCAGGATGTAGTCCTCCCCATCCCGGAATTCATGCAGCTCGAGACTGGGACGGCCGTTCTTGTCGCCGACGAAGCGATCGATCTTGCCATCGGAGTCACACGTGACGTCCTGCAACGTGCCGCGGCGCGCCGGTTCTTCCGTGAGCCGGTGAATGGGCATGATGGGGAACAACTGATCGATGGCCCAGCTATCGGGCAGCGACTGAAAGAGCGAGAAGTTGCAGAAGTACCGGTCCACCAGCGACGACTCCAACTCGGGCAGGATATCCTCGTAGGTGTCGGCATCGGCCTTGGCAATGCGATACACGGCATTGATGGTCGCCAGCCACAACACTTCGGCCTTGGCCAGACCACGGAGATTGAGCACGCCGGAATTGAAGTACTGGCGAGCACGCTCCTTGTCGAACGAGGCATCGTGAAAGACCTCCAGCACCTTGCGCATCTTGGGCTCGCGCTCGGTGAGGGTGCGCCAATCTTCGTACATCTCGTGCAACAGGGAGTGATCATCGTCGGTCAGCAGCGGGATGGGCTGCTCGGCCTGTGATTCCACGTCAATCACCTTGATCAGCAGCAAGGCATGGTGAGCCGTGAGGGCACGTCCCGACTCGCTGATGATGTGCGGCATGGGCAACTCCGCCTCACGGCACGCCTCCGCGATCGTGTAGATCACGTCGTTGGCGTACTCCTGCAACGTGTAGTTCACACTGGCATTGTTCGTGGAGTTGGTCCCGTCGTAATCGATGCCCAATCCGCCACCAACATCCACGTGCGAGATATCCACGCCGAGTGCGCGCAACTCGAGATAGAAGCGAGCCACTTCCTGCAGTCCCGACTTGATAAACCGAATGTCGGTGATCTGACTGCCGAGATGGAAATGAATGAGCTTGAGCGTATCGAGCTTGCCCGCCTGCTCCAGCCGGTCAATCAGCTTGATCAGTTCGGCAGAGCTGAGCCCGAACTTGCTCTTTTCGCCACCGCTTTGTGCCCAGCGCCCCGCGCCTTCGCTGGCAAGTTTCACGCGAACGCCGCAGGTGGGCTTCACGTCCAGCTCTTCAGCCACCTCCAGCAGGACTTCCAGCTCGCTCACCTGCTCCAGCACGATGAACACCTTGTGTCCCAGCTTCTGCCCCATGAGGGCCAGACGCATGAACTCATGATCCTTGTAGCCGTTGCAGACAATGAGATGCTCGGTGCTCTCGGAAAGGCCAAGCACCGCTTGCAGCTCCGGCTTGGACCCGCACTCCAGTCCCACGCCGTGCGTCTTGCCAAACTGAACGATCTCTTCGACCACGTGCCGCTGCTGATTCACCTTGATGGGATACACGGTGGTGTAGCCCCCGGTGTACTCGAATTCCTTAATCGCGTTGGCGAAGCGCTCGGAGAGCGTTTCGATGCGCGACCGCAGAATATCGGAGAAGCGGAGCAGTACGGGCAGTTGAATGCCCTGCCCTTCGAGATCGGCCGCGAGGTCACGCAGGTCGAGCTGGAGATGCGGACGCTCCGGATCGGGGGTCACGACGACGTGCCCCTTCTCGTTAACGTCGAAATAACCGGCGCCCCACCCTTCTACATTGTAGAGGGCGCGGGCGGCATCGATGGACCACGGCTCGGCAGGTGCCGGCACGGCGACGGGCTGGATACGAGTTGCCATAGGGGCAGAAAGCTAGACGGTTCGGCGCGGTGGGGGGAGCCACCGCGCCGAACCGCCCAAATTGTGACATGCGCGCAGCGGCACCGGGACAACGGCCCGGACCGGGTTACCGGTCGCCGTCGAGGA contains the following coding sequences:
- a CDS encoding YIP1 family protein — translated: MSEITTSSDKSGGVLEDSLEVLWAPATVFQRSATRGVGMYMLVLTAFLIIVMLATKGLLQPYMDANYDLQMIKMAEQGKPVPTEGLETIRSISSWTLLIGWSLTAVFSGIAGGIITWLAAKLVRTPLAFGRAVFIATLASVPRVIGFLSMAVQGALVNPDTITSPFSASLGPARFLDARTANSAVLAILGGIDLFTAWNIVITAIGVSVIAKTSRSSGWIVSVIAWALSVILTLLPVLLT
- the speA gene encoding biosynthetic arginine decarboxylase, which codes for MATRIQPVAVPAPAEPWSIDAARALYNVEGWGAGYFDVNEKGHVVVTPDPERPHLQLDLRDLAADLEGQGIQLPVLLRFSDILRSRIETLSERFANAIKEFEYTGGYTTVYPIKVNQQRHVVEEIVQFGKTHGVGLECGSKPELQAVLGLSESTEHLIVCNGYKDHEFMRLALMGQKLGHKVFIVLEQVSELEVLLEVAEELDVKPTCGVRVKLASEGAGRWAQSGGEKSKFGLSSAELIKLIDRLEQAGKLDTLKLIHFHLGSQITDIRFIKSGLQEVARFYLELRALGVDISHVDVGGGLGIDYDGTNSTNNASVNYTLQEYANDVIYTIAEACREAELPMPHIISESGRALTAHHALLLIKVIDVESQAEQPIPLLTDDDHSLLHEMYEDWRTLTEREPKMRKVLEVFHDASFDKERARQYFNSGVLNLRGLAKAEVLWLATINAVYRIAKADADTYEDILPELESSLVDRYFCNFSLFQSLPDSWAIDQLFPIMPIHRLTEEPARRGTLQDVTCDSDGKIDRFVGDKNGRPSLELHEFRDGEDYILGIFLTGAYQEILGDLHNLFGDTNAVHVRMNDQGAYDITDMVEGDTVTEVLNYVQFGASQLLATFRRKVNSSKGLTRDEMNAFIADYVAGLEGYTYLEGEAAR
- a CDS encoding glycosyl hydrolase-related protein, producing MTVADPRPAPDAPLRVYVVPHTHWDREWYHVAPRFRQRLVALVDAVLDAPSGPFLLDGQAITLCDYLTVRPNREPEIRTALGEGTLEAGPWYVLADNLIPSGEAIVRNLEAGARVLRRLGATSPAVAYCPDSFGHPAAMPTIAAGFGFPVAIVWRGMGGAAHPHSGAFLWEARDGSTVLAHHLPPDGYEFGSALPTDPEAATDRWARLRPNLTSPLGLPIALLLNGADHHARQASLPQALTALQRAAAGYATIQPSTLVSWRDAFVAAAASGSVSVPRVAGELRDSYGYTWTLSGTLATRAHQKRRNALLERGLLRDVEPWMALARLHGPRTASSADPGARLTMVQLPALLHRTWEDLLATHPHDTLCGCSIDAVARHMDSQQELVAEQGKGLREAALQEVVGYDAVSARSETRFDWRRLLLRNRAPRPRGGVAVVRLLETLGDVPVGPGSGAFPMPVGGSATLETGAVQSQAIHSKDGFVRRESPQHYPDNDLVRVHTTLLWVPDVPAMGVQAWSNADWAQTSAPPTAVAVHRESTGIRVTNGRLSLSLSQQHTSPQLSLQVDDRVLHQLLSLHVQHDEGDSYTPSLRGPVETLRCTRARVVIDGPLRATIRLWWRTASDTRRAAADGRIDAVTDVCIDAMSPVVVCHVRGRSWRTNHRLQLVWHTDVQHGAVWADAAFGPVQRRAIVAPANATETVPTTMPMHRWAMQVNPMFGATMVADGLAEAEAQDHQLALTLVRGIGELSKATLPERPGHAGWPSPVPDAQCVGHFQARSALYLHGPLSDDTLSRVRDVCDDVLLPLVGESWRDAERAGSWSGPEVLGEAYELSACTISSQDPQAIIIRVVNLTARSAWGTVRLPHDGPWEVTRCRLDETPLDAAHQCTGAYTFEGRPGEVLTLRVRPAV
- a CDS encoding sulfite exporter TauE/SafE family protein; translation: MQFDAKLLLLIGLGLVTVYHVISLVRGLPKLGSIKPTPGLILHGTVTDFFDTLGIGSFATSTTIYRATKWVKDALIPGTLNAGHTMSTLAQAFIYTQVVEVDAITLVGMIVAAVFGSWVGAGLVSKWPTQRIQLGMGLCLAGAALLTIAQAAGKIPGGGEAIGLTGVKLGIALFGNFVLGVLMTIGIGLYGPCLLLVSMLGMNPAAGFPIMMGSCAFLMPFASDRFIRLGKVDPRAVVGNIIGGLPAVLVAALIVKSLPLTALRWLVAIVVAYTAVTLILSARRKTEEPAVA
- a CDS encoding VTT domain-containing protein, producing the protein MEFLTQLFDQLRDLEGLVKWAGYVGLTLIIFAETGLLVGFFLPGDSLLVTAGLLAANPEFGLNVWLLGVILTIAAIVGDTVGYGVGKATGPRIFTREDSLFFHKDHLLRAQAFYEKHGGKTIIIARFMPIVRTFAPVVAGVGRMEYRSFLSFNVIGGVLWIWSMLMTGWILARTVPGVAKHVEKIILLVVFLSILPGIIAWLRERKNKAASA
- a CDS encoding superoxide dismutase; its protein translation is MAHTLPALPYAAEALEPHIDAQTMNIHHGKHHQAYVTNLNAAIEKAPEIAAWSLDELCSKINDVPEAVRTAVRNNGGGHWNHSLFWQLMAPNAGGEPTGALADAITKAFGSFAAFKEQFQAAGMGRFGSGWAWLISTDGALSIMSTPNQDNPLMEGKHALLGVDVWEHAYYLKYQNRRADYLGAFWSVVNWAEVSKRYQG